The genomic region GCGCAATCCAAGCCAGCCCGACTCGGTGCAGAAGAGAACGCCCGATTGTTCGGCAATTCTGGGCAATGCCTCCAGATAGAACTCGGGAATTCGACGATAAAGACTAGCGCACTCGTCGGCGGCGCGCTGCAAGCTAATAGCAGCGCCGTGAGCCCTGATCATCGACTCAAGAAAGCCGAGCAAAGGCGCTTCGGACGAGAGCGCGCGGTAGGCAGGCATCCATCGGCGGTCGCGCTGGACAAACTTATCAGGCTGCGTCAGGAGCGCCGCGCGCAACGAAAGCTGGCTAATACCGAGGTCTTTGAGCTTCTCGACGGCTTCGCTCAGCCGAGCAGTGCCGCTGGACGGCAACGATTCCAGAATAAGTCGGTCTATGTAGTCTCTCGCCAACTGATCGTCGCGAGTAGCGGTTTTGGCCATCCTGTCCCCTCCGGACTCAAAATCTGAGCAATGTAAAGTATGGCACACGAAGGCAAGGGCTTGAAGCCTGTTGGACGATGCGCCATAATCAAGGGCCAGGAACCGGCAAGAAAACGCTGGCGTATCTATTATCGACAATCTTGGAGGATCAAGGTCTCTATGAACATACTCAAAACCGGAATGCTGATGGCCGTGCTGACCATCCTGCTTGGAATAGTCGGCCAGTTGGCTGGCGGCCAGCAGGGTTTAATCATGGCGCTCGTTATCGCGGGCGGCATGAACTTCGTCATGTACTGGTTCAGCGACAAGATGGTTCTGGCCATGTATCGCGCTCAACCCGTAACCGAGGCGCAGGCGCCCGATCTCTACCGAATGACCCGAAACTTGTGCCAGAGAGCCGGTCTGCCGATGCCGAAGCTTTACATATTGCCCGAAATGCAGCCCAACGCCTTCGCAACGGGACGCAATCCCAATAACGCAGTGGTCGCGGTTACGCAAGGCCTGCTTCAGTTGATGGACACTGCCGAGGTCGAAGGAGTCATCGCGCACGAATTGGCGCACATCAAGAATCGCGACATGCTGACAATGACAATCGCCGCCACGATCGTGGGCGCGATCAGTTTCCTGCCCAGACTGCTGCTCTTTAGCGGCGGACGCAACGATCGCGGCGTTCATCCGGGCATCGTGCTGGCCGTCAGCATTCTCTCGGTGTTCGCGGCGATACTGCTACAGATGGCCATTTCGCGCGCTCGGGAGTACGAGGCCGACCGAGTCGGCGCAGAGATCGCGGGCCATCCCAACGGCTTGGCCAGCGCGCTGTTAAGGCTGGAGCAAGCCTCCCAGCGCATTCCGATGGAGCACGGTTCTCCTGCCACTGCGCATCTCTTCATCGCCAATCCTTTCAGCGCTAAGGGCATGATGAACATGTTCAGCACGCATCCGCCCATTGCCGAGCGCGTCAAGCGTCTGAAAGCGATGGTCGGCGCTTACTAATCGGCTCCCTGTCGGGGTATCATAGGCGGCAACAATCGCTATCCCGGCAGGGGGTCTTTCAATGCAGGATGCCGTAATCGTAGCCCTATCGCGCACACCGATCGCCAAGTCGCCAAGAGGCTCTTTTCGCCACACGCGCCCCGACGATTTGGCGGCAGCAGCGATCAAAGCGGCGCTTGCACAACTTCCTTCGCTCGATTTCCACGAAATCGACGACGCCGTCTTGGGCTGCTCGATGCCCGAAGGCGAATCGGGTATGAACGTGGCTCGGGTGGCCTGCCTTCGGGCAGGTCTGCCCAATACTATCCCGGGCGCCACCGTCAACCGTTTCTGCGCGTCTGGGTTGGAGGCTGTCGCAATCGCCGCACAGCGCATCCGATCGGGCGATGCGGAAATCATGATCGCTGGCGGCACCGAAAGCATGACCCTGGTTCCGTTTTTGGGCGTCAGCACCAAGCCCAATCCCGCATTGGTCGATTCGGCGCCGAACACCTATCTGAACATGGGCCTCTCGGTCGAGCAACTGTCCAAAAAGCATGGCGTAACGCGAGAGCAGGCGGACGCTTTCTCTGTGGCAAGCCACGAGAAGGCCTTGGCCGCGCAGGCAGAAGGCAAGTTCGAGGCAGAAATCGCTCCTGTTGAGACAGTCGTCGAAGAGAGCGTTGACGGTCGGCCTGTCGAGAAGAAGTTGCGAGCCGACAAAGACGAGGGCCCGCGAGCGGGCACGACCCTAGAAGGGCTTGCAAAACTGAGACCGGCATTCCGATCGGATGGCGTGATCACGGCGGGCAATGCGTCCCAACGAAGCGACGGCGCCGCGATCGTAATACTTATGAGCGCGTCCAAGGCAGACAAACTGGGCATCAAACCGTGGGGACGATTTGTCGGCTACACGACCGCTGCGGTAGCTCCAGAGGATTTTGGCGTTGCGCCCGCCTACGCCGTGCCAAAACTGCTGAAAAAGCACGGCCTCAATCCAGAAGATCTGGATCTGATCGAGTTTAACGAGGCCTTTGCCGCGCAGGCGCTCGCATCGGACAAACTCTATCCGTTGCCGATGGATCGGATGAATGTGAACGGCGGGGCGATCGCCTTGGGCCACCCGCTCGGATGCACCGGGGCGCGACAGACGGTTACGCTTTTCCACGAGCTTCGACGAAGAAGCGGCAAATACGGCTTAGTTACAATGTGCGCTGCGCTCGGGATGGCCGGCGCAGGATTGTTCGAAGCCTATTCTTAATGAACACAGGAGAGGGCAATGAAGCCAGCAACGATTGAGAACGCTCAGCTGAACGGCGTTGAGCTGCTAAAGATAATGTTCGCTTCGCGCGAGGGCGACCGGCGCGAAGGAATCCTAATGCGTCAGGGCAAAGGGTGGTTTCAAGT from Armatimonadota bacterium harbors:
- the htpX gene encoding zinc metalloprotease HtpX, which translates into the protein MNILKTGMLMAVLTILLGIVGQLAGGQQGLIMALVIAGGMNFVMYWFSDKMVLAMYRAQPVTEAQAPDLYRMTRNLCQRAGLPMPKLYILPEMQPNAFATGRNPNNAVVAVTQGLLQLMDTAEVEGVIAHELAHIKNRDMLTMTIAATIVGAISFLPRLLLFSGGRNDRGVHPGIVLAVSILSVFAAILLQMAISRAREYEADRVGAEIAGHPNGLASALLRLEQASQRIPMEHGSPATAHLFIANPFSAKGMMNMFSTHPPIAERVKRLKAMVGAY
- a CDS encoding thiolase family protein, which produces MQDAVIVALSRTPIAKSPRGSFRHTRPDDLAAAAIKAALAQLPSLDFHEIDDAVLGCSMPEGESGMNVARVACLRAGLPNTIPGATVNRFCASGLEAVAIAAQRIRSGDAEIMIAGGTESMTLVPFLGVSTKPNPALVDSAPNTYLNMGLSVEQLSKKHGVTREQADAFSVASHEKALAAQAEGKFEAEIAPVETVVEESVDGRPVEKKLRADKDEGPRAGTTLEGLAKLRPAFRSDGVITAGNASQRSDGAAIVILMSASKADKLGIKPWGRFVGYTTAAVAPEDFGVAPAYAVPKLLKKHGLNPEDLDLIEFNEAFAAQALASDKLYPLPMDRMNVNGGAIALGHPLGCTGARQTVTLFHELRRRSGKYGLVTMCAALGMAGAGLFEAYS